One genomic segment of Salinigranum rubrum includes these proteins:
- a CDS encoding coiled-coil protein — translation MVTKQEVLEEFDVSELETANNVELSDEKLENGSKGQLIKLAGQLRDRRNELNQMASERASKRDDLNAKTREKVDEAQKHREKRDELNEQVQEHKQQRNELNAKANELFDQVEQMKSDLELDDGTDIEELEEEIEQLEFRQQTEVLSTEDERELIEKIENKRKELKQRKEKVEDSGELEELIDEAESVRSDASQHHQKVTELADEAQEHHNQMIEAYRAADEIRDKADEMHELFVEAQEAADRHHEDFVRVQKRLRELDKEEEEERKDERAEQREKAKEEAEEIYQQFKEGETLDTEDLMKLQKAGLL, via the coding sequence ATGGTAACAAAACAAGAAGTCCTCGAAGAATTCGACGTTAGCGAACTCGAAACAGCAAACAACGTCGAGCTCTCGGATGAGAAGCTCGAAAACGGTTCCAAAGGTCAGCTTATCAAGCTCGCAGGTCAGCTGCGAGACCGACGAAACGAGCTGAACCAGATGGCCTCCGAACGCGCCTCCAAGCGCGACGACCTGAACGCGAAGACGCGTGAGAAGGTCGACGAGGCCCAGAAACACCGCGAGAAGCGCGACGAGCTCAACGAACAGGTCCAAGAGCACAAGCAGCAGCGCAACGAGCTCAACGCGAAGGCCAACGAGCTGTTCGACCAGGTCGAGCAGATGAAGAGCGACCTGGAGCTCGACGACGGCACGGACATCGAGGAGCTCGAAGAGGAAATCGAGCAACTCGAGTTCCGCCAGCAGACCGAGGTCCTCTCGACCGAGGACGAGCGCGAACTCATCGAGAAGATCGAGAACAAGCGCAAGGAGCTCAAGCAGCGCAAGGAGAAGGTCGAAGACTCCGGCGAACTCGAGGAACTCATCGACGAGGCCGAGTCCGTCCGTTCCGACGCCTCCCAGCACCACCAGAAGGTGACCGAACTCGCCGACGAGGCCCAGGAACACCACAACCAGATGATCGAGGCCTACCGCGCGGCCGACGAGATTCGCGACAAGGCCGACGAGATGCACGAGCTCTTCGTCGAGGCCCAGGAGGCCGCCGACCGCCACCACGAGGACTTCGTCCGCGTCCAGAAGCGCCTGCGCGAACTGGACAAGGAAGAGGAAGAAGAGCGCAAGGACGAGCGCGCCGAACAGCGCGAGAAGGCGAAAGAAGAGGCCGAGGAGATCTACCAGCAGTTCAAAGAGGGCGAGACGCTGGACACCGAGGACCTCATGAAGCTGCAGAAGGCCGGCCTGCTCTAA
- a CDS encoding 4a-hydroxytetrahydrobiopterin dehydratase, which yields MAAQLADEPCEACTSEDEPLTEAEYAEYLAEIDGEVWEVVDDHHLEGTYAFDDFRDALEFTYEIGELAEEEWHHPDLHLAWGEVRVEMWTHKIDGLHKTDFVMAARMDRIHEQYAPDATSES from the coding sequence ATGGCAGCGCAACTCGCGGACGAGCCGTGTGAGGCGTGCACCTCAGAGGACGAACCGTTGACCGAGGCGGAGTACGCGGAGTACCTCGCCGAAATCGACGGCGAGGTCTGGGAGGTCGTCGACGACCACCACCTCGAAGGCACCTACGCGTTCGACGACTTCCGCGACGCCCTCGAGTTCACCTACGAGATCGGCGAACTCGCCGAGGAGGAGTGGCACCACCCCGACCTCCACCTCGCGTGGGGCGAGGTGCGCGTCGAGATGTGGACGCACAAGATCGACGGCCTCCACAAGACCGACTTCGTGATGGCCGCCCGCATGGACCGCATCCACGAGCAGTACGCGCCCGACGCGACGTCGGAGTCGTAA
- the sppA gene encoding signal peptide peptidase SppA: protein MSERTRTVVTLVVGLVAAAVAAVVGWALLVRFPADLADLLGVVLVVGLVVLALRFVARAMRARYPAYDVAEVAVTGPISRDGGPGPLPTSPRGTPADDIVEQIERADEDDAVEGLLVKLNTPGGEVVPSDDIRRAIVRFDGPTLAYATDTCASGGYWIASGCDELWARDASIVGSIGVIGSRVNVSDLAERLGVSYERFAAGRYKDAGIPLKEMDDDERAYLQGIIDDFYDNFVERVAEGREMDEAAIRDTEARVFVGRDAHERGLVDDIGARDDVEERLAGLLERDEVDVEEFTPQQSLAARLRGGAESVAYALGAGIAGRVVGDGEEPLKLRF from the coding sequence ATGAGCGAACGCACACGGACAGTCGTCACCCTCGTGGTTGGCCTCGTCGCCGCGGCCGTCGCCGCCGTCGTCGGCTGGGCGCTCCTCGTTCGGTTCCCGGCCGACCTCGCGGACCTCCTCGGCGTCGTTCTGGTTGTTGGCCTCGTCGTGCTCGCGCTCCGCTTCGTCGCGCGCGCGATGCGCGCCCGATACCCCGCGTACGACGTGGCCGAAGTCGCCGTCACCGGTCCTATCTCCCGTGACGGCGGCCCCGGTCCGCTCCCCACGAGTCCGCGCGGCACCCCCGCCGACGACATCGTCGAACAGATCGAGCGCGCCGACGAGGACGACGCGGTCGAGGGCCTCCTCGTCAAACTGAACACCCCCGGGGGAGAGGTGGTTCCGAGCGACGACATCCGCCGTGCTATCGTCCGGTTCGACGGCCCGACGCTCGCGTACGCGACCGACACTTGCGCGAGCGGCGGCTACTGGATCGCCAGCGGCTGTGACGAACTGTGGGCGCGCGACGCCTCCATCGTGGGCAGCATCGGCGTCATCGGCTCGCGCGTGAACGTCTCGGACCTCGCCGAGCGCCTCGGCGTCTCCTACGAGCGCTTCGCCGCCGGACGGTACAAGGACGCCGGTATCCCGCTGAAAGAGATGGACGACGACGAGCGCGCCTATCTGCAAGGGATCATCGACGACTTCTACGACAACTTCGTCGAGCGGGTCGCCGAGGGGCGCGAGATGGACGAGGCGGCCATCCGCGACACCGAGGCTCGGGTGTTCGTCGGTCGGGACGCCCACGAGCGCGGCCTCGTCGACGACATCGGTGCGCGCGACGACGTGGAAGAGCGCCTCGCCGGCCTCCTCGAACGCGACGAGGTCGACGTCGAGGAGTTCACGCCCCAGCAGTCGCTCGCGGCTCGCCTGCGCGGCGGTGCGGAATCGGTCGCCTACGCGCTCGGTGCCGGTATCGCCGGGCGCGTCGTCGGCGACGGCGAGGAGCCGCTGAAGCTCCGGTTCTGA
- the pyk gene encoding pyruvate kinase, protein MRNAKIVCTLGPASDDKETIGALAGAGMSVARLNASHGSVEHRSEMIDRIRTVDRGTDSPLAAMLDLKGPEVRTAPLDHPIVLETGSEVRFVRGEEATPEEIGLSYSIAAVGEGDTVLLDDGRIEATVRRVEGDAVVARIDSGGELGGRKGVNVPGVSLDIDLITESDDRNLELAAEKEVDFVAASFIRTAGDIYAISDRLEEYGGDIPVIAKIERAGAVENLDEIIDAAYGVMVARGDLGVECPLEDVPMVQKRVIRKCQAAGVPVITATEMLDSMVHARRPTRAEASDVANAVLDGTDAVMLSGETAVGDHPVRVVETMARIVREVESTEEYAESQEQRVPTASRDSRTEALARSARYLARDVGASAIVAASESGYTARKTAKFRPGVPIVATTPNDRVRRQLVLSWGIDARYSDYRTSAAEVMDDAVSAALDAGVAESGDTIVILSGMMSELEETNTTNMLKVHVVAESIANGRKIVGGRVAGPLYRTTDGDLSDVPEGAVLYLGADFDGEFDGDAAKLAAIIDARPGLTGYPAMVARELDIPMISGAPVLDTVEGGTTVTLHAERGIVYEGDIRAIEERDRHAIANGES, encoded by the coding sequence ATGAGAAACGCGAAGATCGTCTGTACGCTGGGGCCGGCGTCGGACGACAAGGAGACGATCGGCGCGCTCGCCGGGGCCGGGATGTCCGTCGCCCGACTCAACGCGAGTCACGGATCGGTCGAACACCGCTCGGAGATGATCGACCGAATCCGCACGGTCGACCGCGGGACGGACTCCCCGCTCGCGGCGATGCTCGACCTCAAGGGCCCCGAGGTACGCACCGCACCGCTCGACCACCCTATCGTCTTGGAGACGGGGAGCGAGGTCCGCTTCGTCCGCGGGGAGGAGGCGACGCCCGAGGAGATCGGCCTGTCGTACTCCATCGCGGCGGTCGGGGAAGGAGACACGGTCCTCCTCGACGACGGGCGCATCGAGGCGACCGTCCGCCGGGTGGAGGGCGACGCCGTCGTCGCCCGCATCGACTCCGGCGGCGAACTGGGCGGGCGGAAAGGGGTCAACGTCCCCGGCGTCAGCCTCGACATCGACCTCATCACCGAGAGCGACGACCGCAACCTCGAACTCGCCGCGGAGAAGGAGGTCGACTTCGTCGCCGCCTCCTTCATCCGGACGGCGGGCGACATCTACGCCATCTCCGACCGCTTGGAGGAGTACGGCGGCGACATCCCCGTCATCGCGAAGATCGAACGGGCGGGTGCGGTCGAGAACCTCGACGAGATCATCGACGCCGCGTACGGCGTGATGGTCGCCCGCGGCGACCTCGGGGTCGAGTGCCCGCTGGAGGACGTCCCGATGGTCCAGAAGCGGGTGATCCGGAAGTGCCAGGCCGCGGGCGTGCCGGTCATCACGGCGACCGAGATGCTCGACTCGATGGTCCACGCGCGCCGCCCGACGCGCGCGGAGGCGTCCGACGTGGCGAACGCGGTGCTCGACGGCACCGACGCGGTCATGCTCTCGGGCGAGACGGCCGTCGGCGACCATCCGGTGAGAGTCGTCGAGACGATGGCCCGCATCGTCCGCGAGGTCGAATCGACCGAGGAGTACGCCGAGAGCCAGGAGCAGCGCGTTCCCACCGCGAGCAGGGACTCCCGGACGGAGGCGCTGGCCCGCTCGGCGCGATATCTCGCCCGCGACGTCGGTGCCTCCGCGATCGTCGCCGCCTCCGAGTCGGGGTACACCGCACGGAAGACGGCGAAGTTCCGCCCGGGCGTCCCCATCGTCGCGACGACGCCGAACGACCGCGTCCGCCGCCAACTCGTCCTCTCGTGGGGGATCGACGCCCGCTACTCCGACTACCGCACGAGCGCCGCCGAGGTGATGGACGACGCCGTCTCCGCAGCGCTGGACGCCGGCGTCGCCGAGAGCGGCGACACCATCGTCATCCTCTCGGGGATGATGTCCGAACTCGAAGAGACCAACACGACGAACATGCTGAAGGTACACGTCGTCGCCGAATCCATCGCCAACGGCCGGAAGATCGTCGGCGGTCGCGTGGCCGGCCCCCTCTACCGGACGACGGACGGAGACCTCTCGGACGTTCCCGAGGGTGCCGTGCTGTATCTCGGCGCGGACTTCGACGGGGAGTTCGACGGCGACGCGGCGAAACTCGCGGCCATCATCGACGCCCGTCCGGGTCTCACCGGCTACCCCGCGATGGTCGCGCGCGAACTCGACATCCCGATGATATCGGGCGCGCCCGTCCTCGACACGGTCGAAGGCGGCACGACCGTCACGCTCCACGCCGAGCGCGGTATCGTCTACGAGGGCGACATCCGCGCCATCGAGGAGCGCGACCGTCACGCCATCGCGAACGGGGAGTCGTAA
- a CDS encoding DUF7312 domain-containing protein has product MVQSGPDSDSVETTDDEAVADSRDHEDERVNEHEGEGEDDEWEFGLDEVGPDGVVESEPEPLEPGQPTLENTVFVLLGVVGTLLLLSTVI; this is encoded by the coding sequence ATGGTACAGTCCGGTCCCGACAGCGACTCCGTCGAGACGACCGACGACGAGGCGGTGGCCGACAGCCGCGACCACGAGGACGAGCGTGTGAACGAGCACGAAGGCGAGGGCGAGGACGACGAGTGGGAGTTCGGTCTCGACGAGGTGGGTCCCGACGGCGTCGTCGAGTCCGAGCCGGAACCGCTCGAACCCGGCCAGCCGACGCTCGAAAACACCGTCTTCGTCCTCCTCGGCGTCGTCGGCACGCTCCTGTTGTTGTCGACGGTCATCTGA
- a CDS encoding cytochrome P450, with translation MRAPHSPPGEPVVGNAMRFARSPFDVLDTLAASYREGVVHLSGMVGPGIYVVLDPALVQRVLVDDHARYRKPQLRPELVDPLIGEGLLTSEGDLWKRQRTTLQPAFFTSRLRGFGDTIVDFTRATTDGWADGSTVDVHRELGVLTVRIIARLLLGVDLSRADAVDVAEAMEQVGETLALSPGNVVRPPWLQTPPPRTYRQAIRELEDVTARVTAMHEPEGDDVLSLLRRAVDADPDGFPDDELRDQVMTMLLAGHETTALTLTYALFLLSENPDARAELHREVDDVVDGAPTWADLAALDYTERVVHETLRVLPPVWAVFREPLVDARLGEYRIPEGAPMMLPQWALHRSGRHWDAPRTFDPDRWRGTKPAETPAYFPFGAGPRACIGRQLAIVEAKLILATVFAEWDVEVLVDDLPRRAAITMQPTEPVPARVHRR, from the coding sequence ATGCGCGCGCCACACTCACCCCCGGGAGAACCCGTCGTCGGCAACGCCATGCGCTTCGCCCGGTCGCCGTTCGACGTCCTCGACACGCTCGCGGCCTCGTATCGCGAGGGCGTCGTCCATCTGTCGGGGATGGTCGGTCCCGGCATCTACGTGGTGCTTGACCCCGCACTCGTCCAACGGGTCCTCGTCGACGACCACGCCCGCTACCGGAAGCCACAACTCCGCCCGGAACTCGTCGACCCGCTCATCGGCGAGGGGTTGTTGACGAGCGAGGGCGACCTGTGGAAGCGCCAGCGGACGACGCTCCAGCCGGCCTTCTTCACCTCCCGTCTCCGGGGGTTCGGCGACACTATCGTCGACTTCACGCGCGCGACGACCGACGGATGGGCCGACGGGAGCACGGTCGACGTCCACCGCGAACTCGGCGTGCTCACCGTCCGCATCATCGCCCGGTTGCTCCTCGGCGTCGACCTCTCCCGGGCCGACGCCGTCGACGTCGCGGAGGCGATGGAGCAGGTGGGAGAGACGCTGGCGCTCTCGCCCGGCAACGTCGTCCGGCCGCCGTGGCTCCAGACGCCGCCGCCACGCACGTACCGGCAGGCCATCCGCGAACTCGAAGACGTGACGGCGCGGGTCACCGCGATGCACGAACCGGAGGGGGACGACGTCCTCTCGCTGCTCCGGCGCGCGGTCGACGCCGACCCGGACGGCTTCCCCGACGACGAACTCCGCGACCAGGTGATGACGATGCTGCTGGCCGGCCACGAGACGACGGCGCTCACTCTCACGTACGCGCTGTTTCTCCTCTCGGAGAACCCCGACGCGCGGGCGGAACTCCACCGCGAAGTCGACGACGTCGTCGACGGCGCGCCCACGTGGGCGGACCTCGCCGCGCTCGACTACACCGAGCGAGTCGTCCACGAGACGCTCCGCGTCCTGCCGCCGGTGTGGGCGGTCTTCCGCGAACCGCTCGTCGACGCCCGACTGGGCGAGTACCGAATCCCCGAGGGCGCGCCGATGATGCTCCCGCAGTGGGCGCTCCATCGCTCGGGGAGACACTGGGACGCTCCCCGAACGTTCGACCCGGACCGCTGGCGGGGAACGAAGCCCGCCGAGACGCCGGCGTACTTCCCGTTCGGGGCGGGGCCGCGCGCGTGTATCGGCCGACAGCTAGCCATCGTCGAGGCGAAGCTCATCCTCGCAACCGTGTTCGCGGAGTGGGACGTCGAGGTGCTCGTCGACGACCTCCCGCGACGCGCGGCCATCACGATGCAGCCGACGGAGCCGGTTCCGGCGCGCGTGCACCGTCGGTGA
- a CDS encoding cytochrome b family protein, which translates to MDVDGSSPEPRSDGGSVAGVPAVPPGDSTPTWRERKARTTGLARLTYEYFERARYEDQVLRSESTYVERDVLGFPTWPHETVRNASIASFFVGMILFLSATMPPHIGPPANPSSTPAVILPDWYLYWSFGLLKLDPLNPELAILGGQKIMADRTYGVLANLVVVGFIAIVPFLNKGSARRPVEQPFWAAVGVGGVVFAFTISLLSVKNLVPMNVDLLFDLTFLLPVVAGVVTYAVLKTMREGYTYDLNRRYYRLRPPR; encoded by the coding sequence ATGGATGTGGACGGTTCGTCCCCGGAGCCTCGGTCCGACGGCGGAAGCGTGGCGGGAGTCCCCGCGGTCCCACCCGGCGACTCGACTCCGACGTGGCGCGAACGGAAGGCGCGAACGACCGGACTCGCGCGTCTCACGTACGAGTACTTCGAGCGGGCACGCTACGAGGACCAGGTCCTCAGGAGCGAGTCGACGTACGTCGAGCGCGACGTGCTCGGCTTCCCGACGTGGCCCCACGAAACGGTCAGGAACGCCTCCATCGCGTCGTTCTTCGTCGGGATGATTCTGTTCCTCTCGGCGACGATGCCGCCGCACATCGGCCCGCCGGCCAACCCCTCTTCCACCCCGGCGGTCATCCTGCCCGACTGGTATCTGTACTGGTCGTTCGGCCTGCTCAAGCTCGACCCCCTCAATCCGGAACTCGCCATCCTCGGCGGACAGAAGATCATGGCCGACCGGACGTACGGCGTGCTCGCGAACCTCGTCGTCGTCGGGTTCATCGCCATCGTCCCGTTCCTGAACAAGGGGTCGGCGCGCCGTCCCGTCGAGCAACCGTTCTGGGCCGCCGTCGGTGTCGGCGGGGTGGTCTTCGCCTTCACCATCTCGCTGCTGTCGGTGAAGAACCTCGTCCCGATGAACGTCGACCTGCTGTTCGACCTGACGTTCCTCCTGCCCGTCGTCGCCGGCGTCGTCACCTACGCGGTGTTGAAGACGATGCGCGAGGGGTACACCTACGACCTCAACCGCCGGTACTACCGGCTGCGGCCCCCGCGGTAG
- a CDS encoding DUF371 domain-containing protein, which produces MREVIRAEGHENVRAEHASTFEVTTDDWLTPAGDCILGIEADRAPADFDPAFVEACRSHDARIICEVRVGERVHVVEGRGHPDLTFESDRSAVARTSDYVDDRTVLVDADHAAAGFDRELVAALQDGADLVFTLVVEPDGGE; this is translated from the coding sequence ATGAGAGAGGTCATTCGCGCCGAGGGCCACGAGAACGTCCGAGCCGAGCACGCGAGCACGTTCGAGGTGACGACCGACGACTGGCTCACGCCCGCGGGCGACTGCATTCTCGGCATCGAGGCCGACCGGGCGCCCGCGGACTTCGACCCCGCGTTCGTCGAGGCGTGTCGGTCACACGACGCGCGCATCATCTGCGAGGTCAGAGTCGGTGAGCGCGTCCACGTCGTCGAGGGACGCGGACACCCCGACCTGACGTTCGAGAGCGACCGCTCGGCCGTCGCACGCACGAGCGACTACGTCGACGACCGGACGGTGCTGGTCGACGCCGACCACGCCGCCGCCGGTTTCGACCGGGAACTGGTCGCCGCGCTGCAGGACGGGGCCGACCTCGTCTTCACGCTCGTCGTCGAACCCGACGGAGGCGAGTGA
- a CDS encoding RidA family protein produces MNRRTVTSGTEWEPRVGYSRAVRVGDRICVSGTTATDDEGSVVAVGDPHGQAKRAMENVVSAVEEAGGAVEDVVRTRMYVVDIDDWEAVGDAHAEVFGDVRPATSMVEVSRLIDPDLLVEVEAEAVVGSGDENGAESDG; encoded by the coding sequence ATGAACCGCCGAACCGTCACGAGCGGCACCGAGTGGGAACCGCGCGTCGGCTACTCCCGGGCAGTGCGCGTCGGCGACCGAATCTGCGTCTCCGGGACGACGGCCACGGACGATGAGGGAAGCGTCGTCGCCGTCGGCGACCCTCACGGCCAGGCGAAGCGGGCGATGGAGAACGTCGTCTCGGCCGTCGAGGAAGCCGGTGGAGCGGTGGAAGACGTCGTGCGGACCCGCATGTACGTCGTCGACATCGACGACTGGGAGGCGGTGGGAGACGCACACGCCGAGGTGTTCGGCGACGTGCGTCCGGCCACGTCGATGGTGGAAGTGTCGCGGCTCATCGACCCCGATTTGCTCGTCGAAGTCGAAGCGGAAGCGGTCGTCGGGAGCGGCGACGAGAACGGAGCGGAGAGCGACGGGTGA
- the metG gene encoding methionine--tRNA ligase has product MSHEDFPTDRPAVVTCGLPYANGDLHIGHLRTYVGGDVYARALRKLGQQTAFVSGSDMHGTPVAVNAEKEGVTPEEFALSYHETYEETFPKFNVAFDNYGHTHDETNAEMTTEIVSRLIDGGHVYEKEIKVAFDPVEEQPLPDRYVEGTCPYCGAHARGDECDEGCGRHLEPGEIEEPTSTLTGNPAEYRDRKHKFFRVSDFQEYLQSFISRLEGTSNARNQPREWIEGELQDWCITRDLDWGIDYPEEETDLVLYVWVDAPIEYISSTKQYTERVGSEAFDWEEAWKVDGDIVHVIGRDIIQHHTVFWPAMLRGADFDEPRAVMASGFITLNGKGFSTSRDRAVWADEYLDEGFHPDLLRYYLATNGGFQQDVDFSWERFRERVNNELVGTVGNFLYRSLLFAYREFGGTPDADLSSEVRERIDEAIETFGAGVNDYSIRQAGDAAVRLAGFGNEYIQRNEPWKLDDEDPQKAQVIRDCVQIAKAVGVLFEPVAPEKAERLWESLGESGSVHDVEVAAALEPPEREFGEPTELFEKIPDERVEELNAKLRARVEESEADRDGDDESGDGDEDAAAELEPLADERISFEDFQELDIRVGRILGAEGIDGADKLARLDVDIGVEERQVVAGIKQLHDLDALVGEKVIILANLEKAELFGVESNGMLLAAGEEADLLTTLGDAEPGETVR; this is encoded by the coding sequence ATGAGCCACGAGGACTTCCCCACGGACCGTCCCGCGGTGGTGACGTGTGGCCTGCCGTACGCCAACGGCGACCTCCACATCGGTCACCTGCGGACGTACGTCGGGGGCGACGTCTACGCACGGGCCCTCAGGAAACTCGGCCAGCAGACCGCCTTCGTCTCCGGGTCGGACATGCACGGCACCCCCGTGGCCGTCAACGCCGAGAAGGAGGGCGTCACGCCCGAGGAGTTCGCGCTCTCGTACCACGAAACGTACGAGGAGACGTTCCCGAAGTTCAACGTCGCGTTCGACAACTACGGACACACCCACGACGAGACCAACGCCGAGATGACGACCGAGATCGTCAGCCGGCTCATCGACGGCGGCCACGTCTACGAGAAGGAGATCAAGGTCGCGTTCGACCCGGTCGAAGAACAGCCCCTTCCGGATAGATACGTCGAGGGGACCTGCCCGTACTGCGGTGCACACGCCCGCGGCGACGAGTGCGACGAGGGCTGTGGTCGGCACCTCGAACCCGGCGAGATCGAAGAGCCGACCTCCACCCTGACGGGGAACCCCGCCGAGTACCGCGACCGGAAACACAAGTTCTTCCGCGTCTCGGACTTCCAGGAGTACCTCCAGTCGTTCATCTCCCGATTGGAGGGCACGTCGAACGCCCGCAACCAGCCGCGCGAGTGGATCGAAGGGGAGCTACAGGACTGGTGTATCACCCGCGACCTCGACTGGGGCATCGACTACCCCGAGGAGGAGACCGACCTCGTTCTCTACGTCTGGGTCGACGCGCCAATCGAGTACATCTCCTCGACGAAGCAGTACACCGAACGCGTCGGGAGCGAGGCGTTCGACTGGGAGGAGGCGTGGAAGGTCGACGGCGACATCGTCCACGTCATCGGACGGGACATCATCCAGCACCACACCGTCTTCTGGCCGGCGATGCTCCGCGGGGCCGACTTCGACGAACCGCGTGCGGTGATGGCGAGCGGGTTCATCACGCTCAACGGCAAGGGCTTCTCGACCTCCCGGGACCGCGCCGTGTGGGCCGACGAGTACCTCGACGAGGGCTTCCACCCCGACCTCCTCCGCTACTACCTGGCGACGAACGGCGGCTTCCAGCAGGACGTCGACTTCTCGTGGGAGCGCTTTCGGGAGCGAGTCAACAACGAACTCGTCGGTACCGTGGGCAACTTCCTCTACCGGTCGCTCCTCTTTGCGTACCGGGAGTTCGGCGGCACGCCCGACGCGGACCTCTCCAGCGAGGTCCGCGAGCGCATCGACGAGGCCATCGAGACCTTCGGGGCGGGCGTCAACGACTACTCCATCCGACAGGCGGGCGACGCGGCCGTCCGCCTCGCGGGGTTCGGCAACGAGTACATCCAGCGCAACGAGCCGTGGAAACTGGACGACGAGGACCCACAGAAGGCACAGGTCATCCGCGACTGCGTCCAGATCGCCAAGGCGGTCGGCGTGCTGTTCGAACCGGTCGCCCCCGAGAAGGCGGAACGGCTCTGGGAGAGCCTGGGCGAGAGCGGGTCGGTCCACGACGTCGAGGTCGCGGCCGCGCTCGAACCGCCCGAACGGGAGTTCGGCGAGCCCACCGAACTGTTCGAGAAGATCCCCGACGAGCGGGTCGAGGAACTGAACGCGAAGCTCCGGGCGCGGGTCGAAGAGAGCGAGGCGGACCGCGACGGGGACGACGAGTCGGGCGACGGGGACGAGGACGCCGCGGCCGAACTCGAACCGCTCGCCGACGAGCGCATCAGCTTCGAGGACTTTCAGGAACTGGACATCCGCGTCGGGCGCATCCTCGGCGCGGAGGGAATCGACGGCGCGGACAAACTCGCCCGCCTCGACGTGGACATCGGCGTCGAAGAGCGGCAGGTCGTCGCCGGCATCAAACAGTTACACGACCTCGACGCGCTCGTCGGGGAGAAGGTCATCATCCTCGCGAACCTCGAGAAGGCCGAACTGTTCGGCGTCGAGTCGAACGGGATGCTCCTCGCGGCGGGCGAGGAGGCGGACCTCCTGACGACGCTGGGCGACGCGGAACCCGGCGAGACGGTTCGGTAG
- a CDS encoding FKBP-type peptidyl-prolyl cis-trans isomerase — MTATVEPGDIVTVDYVGRFEGGEVFDTSRYEVAEAAGLAEAQGRDRDEYTPLSFTVGTESVIEGLDEGVRGLAVDESATITVPPERAYGEFLDERVREYDPETFEGMVGQEPEIGLHVHAENGLHGDVTAITDAAVVVDFNHELAGKTLVFEVEVLSVG; from the coding sequence ATGACAGCGACCGTCGAGCCTGGAGATATCGTCACCGTGGACTACGTCGGACGGTTCGAGGGGGGTGAGGTGTTCGACACGTCTCGCTACGAAGTCGCGGAGGCGGCCGGTCTCGCCGAGGCGCAGGGCCGTGACCGAGACGAGTACACGCCCCTCTCGTTCACTGTCGGAACGGAGTCGGTCATCGAAGGTCTCGACGAGGGCGTCAGAGGGCTCGCCGTCGACGAGTCCGCGACCATCACGGTCCCGCCGGAGCGGGCGTACGGCGAGTTCCTCGACGAGCGCGTCCGCGAGTACGACCCCGAGACGTTCGAGGGGATGGTCGGGCAGGAGCCCGAAATCGGCCTGCACGTCCACGCCGAGAACGGCCTGCACGGTGACGTGACCGCCATCACCGACGCCGCCGTGGTCGTGGACTTCAACCACGAACTCGCGGGCAAGACGCTGGTGTTCGAAGTCGAGGTCCTCAGCGTCGGCTGA
- a CDS encoding NfeD family protein, with product MPVPPLPLQFEFLGPETLPLLLVLAGLGLSVAEALAPGANFVVLGVALLLAGVVGFLLGPLASPLILGVLVLLFGALSLYGYREFDLYGGKGTAKTSDSDALTGKFGRVTERVTPTSGEIKLDSGGFNPYYSARSMDGDIPEGTEVMVIDPGGGNVVTVTAASEYEDEIDRELARGRAQDSSLADDAETDADTDVETDTETETN from the coding sequence ATGCCGGTACCGCCGCTCCCCCTGCAGTTCGAGTTTCTCGGCCCCGAGACGCTCCCGCTCCTCCTGGTACTCGCGGGGCTCGGGCTCTCGGTCGCCGAGGCGCTCGCTCCCGGCGCGAACTTCGTCGTTCTCGGGGTCGCGCTCCTCCTCGCCGGCGTCGTGGGCTTTCTCCTCGGCCCGCTCGCGTCGCCGCTGATCCTCGGCGTCCTCGTCCTCCTGTTCGGGGCGCTCTCGCTGTACGGATACAGGGAGTTCGACCTCTACGGCGGGAAGGGAACAGCGAAGACGAGCGACTCGGACGCGCTGACGGGCAAGTTCGGGCGCGTCACGGAGCGCGTCACGCCGACGTCGGGCGAGATAAAGCTCGACAGCGGGGGGTTCAACCCCTACTACTCCGCGCGCTCGATGGACGGCGACATCCCGGAGGGGACCGAGGTGATGGTCATCGACCCCGGCGGCGGGAACGTCGTCACCGTCACGGCCGCCTCCGAGTACGAGGACGAGATCGACCGCGAACTCGCCCGCGGGCGGGCGCAGGACTCGTCCCTCGCCGACGACGCCGAGACGGACGCCGACACCGACGTCGAGACGGACACCGAGACCGAGACCAACTAG